Below is a window of Thermoanaerobaculia bacterium DNA.
CCTCGGGAGGCGACCAGGAGGCGAGATCCGCTTCCGGAGGGGGAGCGTAAGGGCCCGCCTTCGTCTCGAAGAAGACGCTCCCCGGCGAGAGCGCGACGAGCGTATGCCATGCCTCCGGAGGAAAATCGGCGCCGATCGTCTCGCCTCCCGCCTCGAGCGCGCGGCGTTCGAGCACGGAGCCCGCATCGTCGAAGAAGAGGATGCCGATCCGCCCCGCGACGACGAGAGCCGTCTCGCTCTTCGGAGGGTGGAGGTGGCGGTGAGGACGCACGTAGGTTCCGGGTTCCATCCCGTTCAACAGGCGATGCACGGGGTCCTCCATCGCGTGGAGGTTCCGGTTCTTCCGGCGCCGCGGCGAAGAGGCCGCCTCGCGGGAAACGGTCCGGATCGTCTCGCGCGTGATCCACGCCGGAGCGCGCGGCGGCCCGTTCATCGGGGCGCGCCGCCGCCGATCGGACGTCCCGGCGGAGCCTCGGGAGCCGGGCGGCGCCGCGCCCGCACGTCGGGCCGGTCGAGGAATTCGGCGAGATCGCGGCGCGCGAGGAGCCGGTGCGCGCGCGCCGAGGGGTCCCCGCCGCGCGTCACGGCGAGCCGCGCGCGAAGATCCGAGAGAGCCGCCGTCGCCTCGGCGCGGACCTCGGGCGACGCCCGGTCGTCCGCCGCGAGATCCATCAGCCGGTCGAGCACGACTCTCTGCGCGACCCTCCGGAGCGCCGCGAGCCGCGGAGAGCCGTCGGGAGGGGCGCCCCAGGTGGCGGAAACGAGGCGATGAAGGACCTCGTCGAACGTCGGCGCGCCGGGCTCGCGGTCCAGCGTGAGGCGCGCCGCGCGGTCGCGTTCGAGGAGCGGAGCGACGACGAGCCCCGCGAGCGTTCGCGCGGCGGTCAGGGGGCTGAACGTGTCGCCCGCGTCGGAGGGAAATCGCTCGCGCGTCGGGTTCTCCCCCTGCGGCGCCGCCACGAGAGCGGCGGCGATGCGATCCGGAATGTCGAGGTTCTCCGGACGGAGCGCTTCGATCAGCAGCCGCAGCGCTTCCTTCTGCTGCGCGGCGCCCACCCAGGCCGTCGGCTCCTGCCCGTCGCCCGCGAGCGCGTTCGTCTGGAACTGTCCGCCGACGAACTGCTGGGCGGCGCGGATCGCGAAGCGATGGTAGAGGTATGCGAGCGAGAATCGCTTCTGGAGATCGTAGACCGGTTCCCCCGGCGAGAGCTGGGCCACGCCGAAACGGTCGAGGATCACGCGGCGCACGCGGAGCGTCGTGTCGAGCCACGCGACCGGATCCTTGCCCCAGTCGTACTCGGCCCAGCGCGGGTCGCTCTCGAGGGGATAAACGTTGCCGAGCGCATAGCCCTCCCGCACGATCCCCTCGAGGCGCTCCCGGCTCCCGTCGGACGAATATCCCCAGCGGATCATGAGCCGGTCGTACGATCCGACGTCGTTCGGATACGCATCGGAGAAGTCGAGGCGGCCCTCCTTCAGCTCGACGTGCGGCGCGAGGTAGTCCATCACCGAGCCCCAGCCGAAAGTGGTCGCCGCCCAGTCGTGCATCAGACCGAGCGTGTGGCCCACCTCGTGCGCGACGAGGTAACGGAGGCGTTGGAGGACGAGGGTTTCGTCGGCGATGCCGGGATCGCCCTCGGACGCGAGCCAGGCCAGGTCCGGCGCGTCGCCCGCCCGGCAGGCGAGCGGCGACGGCAATTCCTTCGGCTCGCGGAAGTTCTTCCACATGCGGTCCGTCGTCCGCCGGCGATGGGAATCGATGCGCGCGACCCCGTGGACGATCTCGCCCGTGCGAGGGTCGACCTGGATCTCGCCGAACGACCAGCTGCGCTCCGCGCGGTCGATCCACTCGATCCCCGAGTAGCGCGCGTCGAGGAAGGTCGCGCCCTCGGGGAGGTCCTTCAGGACGAGAGCGCCCGGGAGTCCCGCCTCCGCGAACGCGTGGTTCCACCAGAGCGCCGCCTCCTTCATCGCGGAGCGCTCCGGCTCGGGGATCCCGCGGTCCAGATAATACACGATCGGGTGCTCCGCATCGACGCGCCAGCGGCACGCGAGGTAGCGCTCGAGCGGCTCCGAGAACGGCGCCGTATGGTCGCGGTAGAAGAGAGGGATGAAGCCGATCCGCGGATCGAGCCGCCGCGGCGTGTATCCGGGCTCGGGCAGTTTCAGGAACGTGTGGTGGACGCGAAGCGTCATCGTCTTGCCGTCCGGGAGCACCGAAGCGATCGCGGCGGGAGGATCGTCGGAAACGACGGTGACCTGGGCTTCGATCTCCGTGTTCCGCGGAAAGGCGCCCGCGCGCTCGAGGCTCAGGACCGAGCGGGCGGGATCGGCGCGCCACTCCCCCTGTTTCGCGCGCTTGAGGAGGGGGGCGATTCCCGTGTCCCGGACGAGGAGGTCGGTGGCGTCGGCGAGGACCGTCTCGCCGGTCTCCGCGACGATCGGGAGCGCCGCCAGGATCGACGTCGGGAACGACTCCGCGACGACGCGCCGCTGTTCCGGGTCGGCGCTCTCCCCGCGATTCTCCGTCTGCTGCTGGACGAGGAGGGCGCGCGGGCCGATCCGCTCGAAATGGCACAGGCCGAGAGAGCCGATCTCGCCGCGGTCGATCGTCGGATCGACGAGCCCCGCCCCCGAGGCGAGCCCGGCGCCGTACAGGAAGTCGTCGTTCCAGCGCGAGATCTCGACGAGCAGGACCCCCCGCCGGGCATCCCAGTAGAACGGGAGGAAACCGTCCCGGCGCGTCAGCCCCCCCGCGCGATCGGCGATCGAGGGAAGAGGCTCGATCTTCTCCGCGGCTCCGGCCGCGCCGGAGAGAGACAGGAGGAGGCCGATGAGCACCGTGGAAATGCGCGAGCGGCGGGTCGTCATGCGCGGGATTTAATCACGCCGTCCGCCGGCCTTCCGCGCCCGGTAAGATCCGTCGGTGCCCGACGCGTTCCGCCCGCCGATCTGGCTCCGCAACACGCACCTGCAACTCGCGGGCGGCGCGCTCCTTCGGCGGCGGCGCCGGATCGCGTATCGGCGGGAATCTCTCCCGACTCCCGACGGCGACGAGCTCCTCCTCGATCATGTCGGAGAGGGGGCGCCGGGGACGCCGAGGCTCCTCCTGCTCCACGGGCTCGAAGGAAGCTCCTACTCGTCGTACGCGCAGGGTCTCGTTTCCCTCGCCGCGGCTCGCGGCTGGAATGCGACGGTCCTGAACTTCCGCTCGTGCGCGCGCGATCCGGAACGACTCGCCCGCCGCATTCCGAACCGCACGGCCCGCCTCTATCACTCGGGCGAGACGGGCGACCTCGGCTTCGTCGTGCGAACCCTCGCCGGCCGGGAACCCGCCGCCCCGATCGTCGCGGCGGGGGCGTCGATCGGAGGGAACGTCCTGCTCAAGTGGCTCGGCGAAGGGGGCGCCGGCGTGCGCGCCGCGGCGGCGATCTCCGTTCCCTACGACCTGCTGGCCTGCGCGCGGCATCTCGAACGCGGCCTCGGTCCGCTCTACACCGGCGTCTTCCTGCGCAGCCTTCGCCCGAAGGCGCTGGCCGTCGGGACGCGATTTCCCGAGGCCGCCGCGCGCATCGACGCCGCGCGCATCGCGCGCGCCCGAACGTTCTTCGAATTCGACGACGCGGCGACCGCGCCGCTGCACGGATTCGCGGGCGCGGAGGACTACTACGCGCGATCGAGCTCCCTCGCATTCCTTCCCCGGATCTCGGTTCCGACCCTCTGCGTGACCGCGAAGAACGACCCGTTCCTTCCGGAGGAGGCGGTCGAGCGGGCGCGGGCGGCGGCGTCTTCCGCGATCGATTTCCGCGTGACCGAATCGGGAAGCCATCTCGGGTTCCCGAAAGGACCCCCGTGGGCGCTCCGATCCTGGGCCGAAACCGCCGTGGTGGAGTGGCTCGAGGAACGGATTGGCTGAGCGGCGCGCCCCCGCCGCCCGCCGTCTCGCGTTCCTCGGCCGGCTGGGCGACGCCGCGCGGGGACTCGTCTACGTCGCGATGGG
It encodes the following:
- a CDS encoding zinc-dependent metalloprotease, whose translation is MTTRRSRISTVLIGLLLSLSGAAGAAEKIEPLPSIADRAGGLTRRDGFLPFYWDARRGVLLVEISRWNDDFLYGAGLASGAGLVDPTIDRGEIGSLGLCHFERIGPRALLVQQQTENRGESADPEQRRVVAESFPTSILAALPIVAETGETVLADATDLLVRDTGIAPLLKRAKQGEWRADPARSVLSLERAGAFPRNTEIEAQVTVVSDDPPAAIASVLPDGKTMTLRVHHTFLKLPEPGYTPRRLDPRIGFIPLFYRDHTAPFSEPLERYLACRWRVDAEHPIVYYLDRGIPEPERSAMKEAALWWNHAFAEAGLPGALVLKDLPEGATFLDARYSGIEWIDRAERSWSFGEIQVDPRTGEIVHGVARIDSHRRRTTDRMWKNFREPKELPSPLACRAGDAPDLAWLASEGDPGIADETLVLQRLRYLVAHEVGHTLGLMHDWAATTFGWGSVMDYLAPHVELKEGRLDFSDAYPNDVGSYDRLMIRWGYSSDGSRERLEGIVREGYALGNVYPLESDPRWAEYDWGKDPVAWLDTTLRVRRVILDRFGVAQLSPGEPVYDLQKRFSLAYLYHRFAIRAAQQFVGGQFQTNALAGDGQEPTAWVGAAQQKEALRLLIEALRPENLDIPDRIAAALVAAPQGENPTRERFPSDAGDTFSPLTAARTLAGLVVAPLLERDRAARLTLDREPGAPTFDEVLHRLVSATWGAPPDGSPRLAALRRVAQRVVLDRLMDLAADDRASPEVRAEATAALSDLRARLAVTRGGDPSARAHRLLARRDLAEFLDRPDVRARRRPAPEAPPGRPIGGGAPR
- a CDS encoding WbuC family cupin fold metalloprotein; the protein is MNGPPRAPAWITRETIRTVSREAASSPRRRKNRNLHAMEDPVHRLLNGMEPGTYVRPHRHLHPPKSETALVVAGRIGILFFDDAGSVLERRALEAGGETIGADFPPEAWHTLVALSPGSVFFETKAGPYAPPPEADLASWSPPEGSADAARLELLWRGLFDAR
- a CDS encoding alpha/beta fold hydrolase; this encodes MPDAFRPPIWLRNTHLQLAGGALLRRRRRIAYRRESLPTPDGDELLLDHVGEGAPGTPRLLLLHGLEGSSYSSYAQGLVSLAAARGWNATVLNFRSCARDPERLARRIPNRTARLYHSGETGDLGFVVRTLAGREPAAPIVAAGASIGGNVLLKWLGEGGAGVRAAAAISVPYDLLACARHLERGLGPLYTGVFLRSLRPKALAVGTRFPEAAARIDAARIARARTFFEFDDAATAPLHGFAGAEDYYARSSSLAFLPRISVPTLCVTAKNDPFLPEEAVERARAAASSAIDFRVTESGSHLGFPKGPPWALRSWAETAVVEWLEERIG